A portion of the Parasteatoda tepidariorum isolate YZ-2023 chromosome 5, CAS_Ptep_4.0, whole genome shotgun sequence genome contains these proteins:
- the LOC107453860 gene encoding uncharacterized protein, whose translation MKVLLVIVGVLCLASLAAAETCGWGSCPGYGRCCYGDSQVYKCAPFDNAVCCPGGDYSCPPGKSCVKVLWFYICVNAMAVSSDGSFDFQKGLSEALMNAKSYV comes from the exons AT GAAGGTACTACTTGTAATCGTTGGCGTCCTATGCTTGGCATCATTGGCTGCTGCTGAGACATGTGGTTGGGGATCTTGCCCTGGATATGGCA GATGTTGTTACGGTGATAGTCAGGTCTACAAGTGCGCTCCATTCGACAATGCAGTGTGCTGTCCTGGTGGAGACTACAGTTGTCCTCCAGGAAAATCTTGCGTCAAAGTCCTTTGGTTTTACATTTGCGTAAATGCTATGGCAGTTTCCAGCGACGGAAGCTTCGATTTTCAAAAGGGCCTCTCGGAAGCACTCATGAATGCTAAGAGTTatgtttaa
- the LOC139424770 gene encoding uncharacterized protein, with amino-acid sequence MKVLLVVAGVLCLALLAASETCGWGSCPGYGRCCYGDSQVYKCAPFDNAVCCPGGDYSCPPGKSCVKVLWFYICVNAMAVSSDGSFDFQKGLSEALMNAKSYA; translated from the exons AT GAAGGTACTACTTGTTGTCGCTGGCGTCCTATGCTTGGCATTATTGGCTGCTTCAGAGACTTGTGGTTGGGGATCTTGCCCTGGATATGGCA GATGTTGTTACGGTGATAGTCAGGTCTACAAGTGTGCTCCATTCGACAATGCTGTGTGCTGTCCTGGTGGAGACTACAGTTGTCCTCCAGGAAAATCTTGCGTCAAAGTCCTTTGGTTTTACATTTGCGTAAATGCCATGGCAGTCTCCAGCGACGGAAGTTTCGATTTTCAAAAGGGCCTCTCGGAAGCACTCATGAATGCTAAGAGTTATGcttaa
- the LOC107446171 gene encoding uncharacterized protein produces the protein MKVLLAVVGVLCLASLTAAETCGWGSCPGYGRCCYGDSQVYKCAPFDNAVCCPGGDYSCPPGKSCVKVLWFYICVNAMAVSSDGSFDFQKGLSEALMNAKSYA, from the exons AT GAAGGTACTACTTGCTGTCGTTGGCGTCCTATGCTTGGCATCATTGACTGCTGCTGAGACATGTGGGTGGGGATCTTGCCCTGGATATGGCA GATGTTGTTACGGTGACAGTCAGGTCTACAAGTGCGCTCCGTTCGACAATGCTGTGTGCTGTCCTGGAGGAGACTACAGTTGTCCTCCAGGAAAATCTTGCGTCAAAGTCCTTTGGTTTTACATTTGCGTAAATGCTATGGCAGTTTCCAGCGACGGAAGCTTCGATTTTCAAAAGGGCCTCTCGGAAGCACTCATGAATGCTAAGAGTTATgcttaa